The Dreissena polymorpha isolate Duluth1 chromosome 4, UMN_Dpol_1.0, whole genome shotgun sequence region CCATGAAAGCCTTAAATCTTACAACCCATGCAGTTATGTGTCTCTTGAAAACCTAACTCAAACTGAATTGTGCAGGAAACCGGCCAGATGCGttacaatacattattttcaaaactgcaaatttaaatatatacttatCTCAAATGAAAATTaagtaaatgtttttcaattaacacgTTTCTATTTCCTCTAGCTACTGCAGAGAACATGTGCAGAATTGAAAACAGTGGTGGGAAATGACTTCAAAGAGTTCTTTAAGTGTTATGAGAGGCCAGATCCTGTAAGACTTGGTTGGACCATAGACACACTGGCTTTAACAAAGTGCATTAATGATATTGTGTGGAGGAAACCAGAAGGTATGGTGTTTTCTTTTCCCTTTAAACATACATAAATTTCAACATGATCTCAAATCTTTTCTtgattgttatccccacgctttttgaaaagagtggggatattgtggttatctcctccGTCTGTCCGgccactattatctcctacactattagcactagaaccttgaaacttacacacatggtagctatgagcatatgtgcgacggtgcactacttggaattttgatctgacccctgggtcaaaagctatgggggttggggtggcgccaggtcagagattttcctgcaacagcgatttgaaaaaggctcataactactgtgtcccttaagatattgctttcatatttggtatgcatgtgtatctggacaagacctatccatgcgcataaaatttttgacccctgtgaccttgaccttgaacttagggtcagttttcaggttttgaaatctgcgaccgtgattcgaaaaaggctcattactactgtgtcccttcagatattgctttcatatttggtattcatgtgtatctggacaacactctatgggcatacaaattttttacctctgtgaccttgaccttgaacttggggccagttttcaggttttgaaatctgtgaccgcaatttgaaaaaggctcataacttctgtgtcctttagacattgatttcatatttggtatgcatgtgtatctggacaacacctttccatgcgcataaaatgtttgacccctgtgaccttgaacttgaggtcagcgttcaagtttcaaaatctgcaacttttgacccctgtgaccttgaccttgaacttttggTCAGCTTTCAGGATTCGTAATCTGCGACCACGATTCGAATAagtctcatacctactgtgtcccttcagatattgctttcatatttggtatgcatgtgtatctagacaacacctttccatgcgcacacaattttttacccctctgaccttgaccttgaacttagggtccgcgtttagatttcgaactctattatgtggttatctacccaatcagaagaagtgcaagcattttcatcggacgaaggaatttttcaacaatgaagcttgtgtattgaaaacacatatagagttacacagtagtggcgcagagatgtatttagtagtcagttgtttgtgttaactcatctgtgaaatggttaaGCTCGTCCATCTAATGCTTAtgcaagggattataaaatattggcgcaaagggacaactgtatatgagagaagagatagaatgcagtcaagcataaaaagcatgagaaactcatggaatagagcctcaagaatctataaaagggctgaaaccttcaatttgttcaattacacttttagactcattactgaaaatctgtcaaaatgttcaagtgggaaaaatgtgagaaacaatttaaagcaagatggactttgaacaggcacatcaaagacagacatgaaattcaacattttcattgttgtgtacaagattgcgatagaaagtttctgagacgctactatttagtcaaccatttaacctcaaaacataacttttccaaaacagaagcaaaaagattggctataagagagcatgttcagccatctcataagtcattccaatgaggatgacatgtacataatggacgtcagtgaagttgattccatattagatttgttaggagagcaggatgaggaggagaaattagggtatagattttcactcatgttttaggttattttacattaacttcttcatttcttcaccgaattacttcaaatttatactgaacatctcttatgacaatactgtcattctcaactttgcatggccccattaccaaccctggggcgcccctgggtcaaacgtgcggcgtggggatacgcgtcggcctctgccgcgccatttctagtcaatTAATCTTGCTACAAGGATACTGTTTTGCTTGATTATTACAAAAAGTGTCTAAGCTGTTTATCTTACCCATTTACTGGCATCAGTGATTTGGACACATCCATGTCTTTATGGTTGTTTTTCTACATCACTGGCTCTCAATTCCCATATCTAAAATCAAGCAGTATTTGTAcgcataaatttgaaaaatgacaCTAATTGGAAGCCAATTGAGAGTCCCCAGGATGCATCTTTTTGAAAAACTGGGTTCTTCAAGTCAATCCATTAACAAACAAACCCCCGTAAAGCAACCTCCTATTTAAACTCAagccaacacaatttatttgctCACACCTGTTTAACATTGAAATAATCAAGTGCAGTAATGTTTCTAAATTGTCCCATAGTATTCCCACATCCAATCCTCTAGGAAGCTAAGCCCAGATGCTTTATCTGACAGTATGAGCATGCTTCCAGAAATGTAGTACTATTGACGCCTTTGAAATAGCCACTTGCTGATGTGTTACAAATTTACAGTTTTAACTTCCTAGAAACTTGCCCCAACTCGGCATTCACATCAAAGACCTCTTTATGTCTGCTGACGCCATTCACAGCTTGCAGTTTTTTAAGGCATAGGTTTAATTCATGTCATCCAGTTACactgttttattggttttattggtgtttcaaatggaaatatcattgcaaggtaatgataatgttttgtttacaaaaaagtaaatgtatataagtgggttgtgtatgtaaataaagataaataaaaatgaagagaacataataaagataaataaaaaaaaagagaatataATGAGTAGAATTTctaatgtacattttgtatttgggtttttaataatgaaaccgacaattatattatttattattttatattcatttttatttatatggattttttgctgaaaatttgaagACCAGTGCAATATTCATTGGGACtcctatttttagctcgactattatatatgaaatatatatagtggagctatcctacttacCCCGGctttggcgttagcgtgcaaatgttaaagtatgcgtaccaccccaaatatttcctatgtccctggacatattgctttcatattttgcatacttctttatcaacatgaccccaacctataaacaagagcagacaactgtatcaagcattttgtaagaattatggtcctatttccactaagaatatgaaaagtattgataactctatgttaaagtttgcgtaccaccccaaatatgacctatgtcctttgacatattgctttcatattttgcataattctttaccaacatgaccccaatctataaacaagagcagacaactgtatcaagcattttgacagaattatggccccttttatagttagataattgaacatttggttaagttttgtgtttcggtccattttactcctagtatcatagctattgctttttagacttggaaaactcgctaactatcgtaaggggactgtacagggcaagctgcataactctggttggctttttaacggaattatggtccttttttgtctttgttactttgaatatttagttaaattttgtgttcagatccactttacttctaaagaatcaatgctattgctttcaaacttcaaatactttcttactatcatgatgttaccgtacctggcaagttgaatttgaccttgacctttgaatgaccttgacactcaaggtaaaattaataaattttgcttaaattgccataacttctttatttatgatcacatttgattcatcctatgacaaaacaacactaacctgacataccacaatggactccacccaaaacATCCCCCACGTCCCATCCCagagtccccccccccccccaaaaaaataacaaacttttttctttctttttttaatattatctattaaatgaccacacacccacattataccccccagTCCAttatggcttacattatactgtcaagcactcaaatattcgagcgcgctgtcctctgacagctcttgtttccttttggactcctacttttccCAAGTAAGGAGTCCAAGGACTCCTGTTTTAAAATCCTAGTGAGACCCCTGTCGGTATAATATGTTGGTCAAGTTCAATAACCATCCATATTtctttattagctcatctatttttttgaaaaaaaatatgagctattgtcatcaccttggcgtcggcgttggcgtccggttaagttttgcgtttagctccacttttctcagaaagtatcaatgctattgcattcaaacttggtacacttacttactatcatgaggggactgggcaggcaaagtaagataactctggcgtgcattttgacagaattatgtgccctttttatacttagaaaattgaaaattttggttaagttttgtgtttaggtccattttattccttaagtatcaaagctattgctttcatacttgcaacacttactaactatcataaggggactgtgcaggcaaagttatgtaactctgactggcattttgacagaattatgtgccctttttatacttagaaaattgaaaatttggttaagttttgtgtttaggtccactttattcctacagtatcaaagctattgctttcatacttgcaacacttattaactatcataaggggactgtgcaggcaaagttaagtaactctgactggcatttggacggaattatgggcccttttatacttagaaaattgaaaatttggttaagttttgtgttttggtccactttacccctaaagtatcatagatattgctttcatactaagaacactcgcaaactatcataaggggacagtaaaaggacaagttgcataactctggttgtcatttttacggaattatggcccttttttgacttagtaactttaaatatatatggttaaattttgtgtttcgatccactttacttctaaagtatcaaagctattgctttcaaacttcaaatactttcatgctatcatgaggttactgtacctggcaagttgaatttaaccttgacctttgaatgaccttgactctcaaggtcaaattattaaattttgctaaaattgccataacttcttcatttataattagatttgattgatactttgacaaaactactcttacctgacataccacaatagactccacccaaaccatcccccgtgccctcccccccgaatccccccccccccccccctatttttttttttttttttttttttaagatcatctcacaaatgacccccACATcgtcacactataccccaccccccacccccacctcccccccaatttttttttgaaacggttaaaaaacacaactatttatttttattattttatttttgaaataccgtccaaccatcacacccaagaatcccaccccccccccccccccctaaattattttttttttttaagatcatctcacaatgaccaccccccccccccccccccctcacactatacccccacccccacccccccttccccaaaaaagaatttttttgcatttttttctgcatttttggaagataatgttataaatgtccacacccccacaatatacacccctcttcactccacccctccctcttttgtgattgaaattgagagtcccttcacctttaaaaagaaaatagatgagcggtctgcacccgcaaggcggtgctcttgttaaattaagCACTCTTGAGAAATGGCCCCTGATTCGTCCAACATTTACCAGCTCCCCAAAGTAAATTACTGTAATGGTATCATTAtcaaactttatgatattgtttgtGGGTATATCTTGGCAAAGTTCAATAACTAGCCAGAAGTCTTCGATTAACAATAAAtagtgtattaaaaaaaaaacgaggtTGCCAGGTAAAGTGCTTGACAATTTGTGTACCTTGAACTCCTAGTATTTTTAAAGACATTGCTAAGGTCCTGTGCACGTGGTAGAGCAATATTAACTGCAAACAATGTGTGTTATAGAGAACAAATTTTGTTGTTTTGCCCTACCTTAGTTAAAAACATAAGTGTTGGGAACTAAAAAGTTTTTATACGCCCACACTTTCCATGTTTTCCACACAGATAATGAGATGGTGTGAATCTGCTTGTGCATGCTTATTATTTCGCTCACTTCTTTTACTGCACAAACAAGTATTATTTAAGAAAGTAAGAAATTTACTGGCAGTGTTATTCTAAATCAGAACTGATGTTTATGCAATTACAAATCGGGTGGGTGTTTGGGGTTTGTCTTTCATACATGTGTTGGCATGATGCAATATGGGAGAAGCATATTACACAACATTGAACATGTTGGGTTATATAATGTAGGTAGACCTGCCATTAAGAAACTACATTGTATGTGTTAAGTGGAAATaagaacaattattaaatatacctaattaaaataatcattttggtaATTGTcttgaaataatgtttttttttttttttaaagatccataaaaataaagttattatctATAAGGTTATTTGTGAAGacataaaattactatattttgtATGTTCATAAGCTTGATCACTAAAATTCATCTATTTTTAAACAGAATATTTGAAACTATTGGAAAAGGTAAAAAATGgatatttgaattaatttttattaaattaggTTATAATGCTTCTGGGTTTAAAATCTCCATCTCATGCAATAACCAATCAGATCACGTTTAGCACTTCTGCAATATGGCCTTTAAAATATCAAGCATTTGCAAAATTAAACTTGACCAATCTGTACCCCAGAATACTTATAATCTTATCTACAAATTTGGTGACAATGTTGTGGCCAAATAATCTCTAACAATTTCTAGTAACCAGATCAACGAAAGCACATCTGAATTAAGGCTCTTGAATGGTGAAAGATTGGCATCATGCACCCTTTCACTcaaatatttttaaccaggttttccgaaagaaaaaactggttattagattggcgaatgctggcgggctggctggcgggcgggcggaacaagcttgtccgggccataactatgttgttcattgtcagattttaaaatcatttggtacatttgttcatcatcattggacggtgtgtcacgcaaaataattatgtagatatatccaaggtcaaggtcgccacgactaaaaatagattgattcagaaacaaggggggtaactgtgatgaacaatcagtagcaatgcacattttgagttgtagttgtcttcctttatcagactttttatgcccccggatcgaatgatcagggggcatattgtttttggcctgtctgtctgtcattctgtcccaaaactttaaccttacagtaaagttttgcaataacttttaaaatattgaacatagcaacttgatatttggcatgcatgtgtatcttatggagctgcacattttgagtggtgaaaggtcaaggtcatccttcaggtcaaaggtcaaaaaaaaatccaagcagcgcattagggggcattgtgtttctgacaaacacatctcttgttttttattgaaaacctggttttgtgacaattttgtcccatGTTAATCATTTCATCATAAACCTTTTTCGCAAGGTATATGGTCAAAGAATTATGGCTGAGTACAATAAATAGCCAGATTGCCTGAAGCACTtctaaattatattcattgaattatataaaaaatgttccAAATTAGTGTTGTCTGCTTCCTTAATACTCAAACTCAAGATCAAGGTAACCTTTTTAATGGGCATAATTTCCGTTAAGTTGTCAGTTTACTGCATACAATTCAATTTACGGGCAACTTTCATATACATATCTCTGTAAATTTTACAGAGATTAATCTTAAACTTCattataaattttattaacaattattatcATGGTTGCCATTTGGAATAAATTTACATGTACCCTTATATTCTTGCCATTTCAGAGTCAGTTTCAAAAGACACCAAAGAGCACACAGATTTGGAAGCTAGACTGAGATCAATCCAACACTCTGAACTCGAAAGGTCGCATAGCACCCAGGACCAACAACCATCCAAAGAGAGTGCAGGAAATGGTCTACCAATTTCACTAGTTGTGCCCCTGGAACAACATGCAGTGACCCCTTATCATGAGCAAGGAAATGAATCAACTCAAGAAACACCTGTTTCTACATCTTCATCATCTGTGGAAAATGTTGAACCCAGAATAGCTGTACAAGTGGACAGTAGTTCAGGATTGTCAGAACAGTCAACTGACCATACCGATCCATTAAAGGTTCCTTTTGAGTCTAGTTCAAATAGTTTTACTTCTGCTAAGGCTAGTTCTACAATTTTGCCCGATAGTGGTAATAGAAAAGAAACAATTAAAGCTGGAGTGTTTCATACACCTCAAAAGTCCCCTAACGCTGAGGCTCTTGCCAAATTTGTAGCCAGAAGAAGAACATCATCACTGTCACCATCAGTTGCCACACCTACTGTTGTACAATCTGATGAAGATGATAACAAACATCGTGACCATAAAGGTCCAGTACATGAAACTGATGTTACAACTACCAGTAGTATTCCAAAGGTTACTGTTGAAGAATCAAGACATATGAGATCAATAAGTCAAAAGCATAATAAAAATACTTCAGTAGACAGAACGAAAGAGTTAAATACTGATATTTCCATAGAAACCAAGGACACAAGGGCATCTCATTCACAAAGCGACAATAAACAGGTAGAATCAGTCAAAGGGATAAAACAGGCTCAATTAGAGGCTGATGACGACACTGGAGCAGACAATAAAACTCAGAAACAATTGCAAACACCTGTTAGGGGTGAGAGCTGTGATAAAAGAATTCATAGTGCATTTAGTTCAACAAGGAAGGAAGATAGCCCTGACAGTGGTGTAAATACACCGACCGGAAAAACTAAAGTAGTGCCAAAGTTTACAAAGCAGCCACTGGCTGTAAATCTTGATTTTAATTTAAGTCCAACTAATAATACATCTGTAAAAAACAAAACGGAGACATTTGTTTGAGGTTTGTAGTTTTTAGTTTAGAAGAATTAACACAATCAGAAAAGCTGTCAGTTTTAAAACAGAACAGGTTTTCAGCGTTTCTTTATGctgtgtttttatatataattgatataagcCAAGAGCTGCTTTTTTacttttaccttttttttttttttaattttttagctcactattatatatgaaatatatatagtggagctatcctactcatcccggcgttGGCGTGAGCGTtcacatgttaaagttttcttaccaccccaaatattttcaatgtcccttgacatattgctttcatattttgcatacttctttaccaacatgaccccaacctaaaaacaagagcagacaactgtatcaagccttttgtaagaattatggcccttttttcacttagaatatgcatattattgataaatccatgttaaagtttgcgtaccacctcaaatattttcaatgtcccttgacaaattgctttcatatgttgcatacttctttaccaacatgaccccaacctataaacaagagcagacaactgtatcaagcattttgtaagaattatggccctatttccatttacaatatgcatattactttagttacattgccataacttctttattcatgatcagattttattattactttgacaaacaacacttacctgaataccacaatggattccatccaaacaataccccacgcccctacccagaatccctgcccctcccccccccccccccccccaaataagtttttttccgtatttatttttgaaagatcatcttataaa contains the following coding sequences:
- the LOC127876762 gene encoding uncharacterized protein LOC127876762, which encodes MAEYTDSFTSTMMSQIDDELMCGVCLELYDTPTILPCGHNFCKQCIEGIIRNVSYTFLTLGAPTAFKCPVCKARVNYDDVRSLPTNRSLESIVRLYKSSQPVDIFDKSWHTDMNISSSHCSEHNRPMDQYCAACALAICGTCAQLKHSGHHIQKISDVTALLQEELTDILADLKKQMLPINNHLHTMEQLLSETKESEEAVLKHLDSQIAALISGMKSRRNDLAQELSLQNQSLQKPVRTEIQRCRSLKEATNQIMSKLSILRRTNPSRKIQLLQRTCAELKTVVGNDFKEFFKCYERPDPVRLGWTIDTLALTKCINDIVWRKPEESVSKDTKEHTDLEARLRSIQHSELERSHSTQDQQPSKESAGNGLPISLVVPLEQHAVTPYHEQGNESTQETPVSTSSSSVENVEPRIAVQVDSSSGLSEQSTDHTDPLKVPFESSSNSFTSAKASSTILPDSGNRKETIKAGVFHTPQKSPNAEALAKFVARRRTSSLSPSVATPTVVQSDEDDNKHRDHKGPVHETDVTTTSSIPKVTVEESRHMRSISQKHNKNTSVDRTKELNTDISIETKDTRASHSQSDNKQVESVKGIKQAQLEADDDTGADNKTQKQLQTPVRGESCDKRIHSAFSSTRKEDSPDSGVNTPTGKTKVVPKFTKQPLAVNLDFNLSPTNNTSVKNKTETFV